CCGCGAAATCCGTCAGGCCGTCGAGATCGGTCGGCACGCTGGTATCGACCGGCTTGCGTACGTACGGCGGGATCGGCTGCAAGTCGTACAGGTGCTCAACCAGACTGCCCAGCGAGGAAATGGGCACGATGTCGATGTCCGGCACCAGCGCGGCCTGGGGCGCATCCTCCGCGGGCACGTACACGCACTCGTAGCCTTCCTGCCATGCGCGGTGCACGATCGGCAGGGTGCCGCTCACGTGCCGCACGCTGCCGTCCAACGACAGCTCGCCGACGAAAATCGCGCCCGCGAGCCGGTCGAGCGGGGCCTGATCCGTCGCGGCCAGCACGCCGATCGCCATCGGCAGATCGTACGCCGGACCCTCTTTGCGCAGGCTGGCCGGAGCGAGGTTCACGGTAAAGCGCTTGTTCGGGAATTGCAGCCCGCTGTTGCGGATTGCAGCGCGGACGCGTTCGCGACTTTCCTGAACAGCGGCATCCGGCAGGCCCACGACCGTGAATGCAGGCATCGCGTGAGGGCTGAAATCCACCTCGACCTGAATGATCTCGCCGTCCAGCCCGACTACCGCGCACGAATAAACTGTAGCAAGCATGTTGCACCTGTTTGAGAATGAGCGATCAGACCCGCCCTGCCAACCGCCCCTATCCTAGCCCAGATGCGGAAAGTGCAAAAGGCGGGGCGCGTTGCATGGACGCCCCATTCAAGTAAACTTAGCGCACTGCTCGTCTATTGAGGACCGGCCATGAGCTTGGAATCTGAGACGTTCATACTTGAAACCGGGCGACTCGTGATCCGCTCCTTCGCGTACGACGATTTCGACGCGCTGCATACCATTCGGGGCGAGGCGTTCGGTGAAGAACCGCTGGAACGCGACCGCGAGTGGTTTGACTGGAGCATCAGGAATTACACCGCCCTGGCCCGCCTCTACCAGCCGCCGTATGGTGATCGCGCCATCGTGCTCAAAGCCTCGCAGGAGATCGTAGGCATGGTCGGGCTGGTCCCGTCGCTGGGGCCATTCGGCACGCTGCCGTTTTTCCGCGCCC
This window of the Aggregatilinea lenta genome carries:
- a CDS encoding GNAT family N-acetyltransferase — its product is MSLESETFILETGRLVIRSFAYDDFDALHTIRGEAFGEEPLERDREWFDWSIRNYTALARLYQPPYGDRAIVLKASQEIVGMVGLVPSLGPFGTLPFFRARATGPASSLVTTEMGLFWALGTRYRQQGYATEAAQALVTYAFETLSMERLIATTEFDNRASMAVMQRLGMTIERNPHPTPEWFQVVGILEHPALRTSAG